Proteins from a genomic interval of Microbacterium imperiale:
- a CDS encoding M23 family metallopeptidase, which yields MGAFWPNGSKTNKPRRTREFGYRSSIYKRGWHTGTDTSGYPRNHVPERGVVERCYYDGSYGNTVLVRHHDGVLSRTAHGAAGGFLVSPGQVVEDGQALLVQGTTGMSTGVHNHQEIILPDGTFVDPEQWIPNRGEAPAPAPAAGGNPLGYFDVPAESQFYYWHYGNALIGNYASNQYLRGGQTLAVVENPGTGPVRVRAADGDLVWVGTRKNPARVRSGAAPAPVAKRHLFDVPAEGQYWYSKYENAFTGDYAPDQIMHGGTREVVEDPGTGPVRIRANDGSLIWVGTRRNPARTYWA from the coding sequence ATGGGCGCGTTCTGGCCCAACGGCTCCAAGACCAACAAGCCCCGCCGGACCCGCGAGTTCGGCTACCGCAGCTCGATCTACAAGCGCGGCTGGCACACCGGCACCGATACCTCCGGCTACCCGCGGAACCACGTCCCGGAGCGCGGCGTCGTCGAGCGCTGCTACTACGACGGCTCGTACGGGAACACGGTCCTCGTCCGTCACCACGACGGTGTGCTCTCCCGCACCGCGCACGGCGCCGCGGGCGGCTTCCTCGTCAGCCCCGGCCAGGTCGTCGAGGACGGGCAGGCTCTGCTCGTGCAGGGCACGACCGGCATGTCGACGGGCGTCCACAACCACCAGGAGATCATCCTCCCCGACGGCACCTTCGTGGACCCCGAGCAGTGGATCCCGAACCGCGGGGAAGCGCCCGCACCGGCACCCGCAGCCGGAGGGAACCCGCTCGGCTACTTCGACGTTCCCGCCGAAAGCCAGTTCTACTACTGGCACTACGGCAACGCCCTCATCGGGAACTACGCCTCGAACCAGTACCTTCGCGGCGGCCAGACCCTCGCCGTCGTCGAGAACCCCGGCACCGGCCCCGTCCGGGTCCGAGCAGCCGACGGCGACCTCGTGTGGGTCGGCACCCGGAAGAACCCGGCCCGCGTCCGCTCCGGTGCCGCGCCCGCACCGGTGGCGAAGCGGCACCTGTTCGACGTGCCCGCCGAGGGTCAGTACTGGTACAGCAAGTACGAGAACGCCTTCACCGGGGACTACGCCCCGGACCAGATCATGCACGGCGGCACCCGCGAGGTCGTCGAGGACCCGGGCACCGGCCCGGTCCGCATCCGCGCGAACGATGGCTCGCTGATCTGGGTAGGCACCCGCCGCAACCCGGCACGGACGTACTGGGCATGA
- a CDS encoding Gp37-like protein, whose product MGDGLKFVIYDKTGAFQRQFEGVDATADLTPNVVPTASFALDDDHEAVPAATEDGARCAVWFRGEERFRGIIQETPGEGPFGQVTAQVRGDLRKLWHWQGRPKPGAEVSAQDREYATYRGPSETVFKTALQENFDRLGVPWTVAPSQGRGSQIEVSFRFHPLAEKLIPALTADGLIVTLAYIGTQVVVDVRESLLVPGVLTVASGIPEEYTFARTGPTVTRVIVGGRGEGVEREFAEVRDADLEAQWGDIIEGFRDARNTDEGADITLDGREALAEGRPTAGVNTTLNETPRFRFGSTYDYGDRVHIQVGPIDRVQPVSVAITESASDGVLVRPRIGEVEGDTNDKLAADVARLARGIRDTGRR is encoded by the coding sequence ATGGGCGACGGCCTGAAGTTCGTCATCTACGACAAGACTGGGGCGTTTCAGAGGCAGTTCGAGGGTGTCGACGCGACCGCGGACCTCACCCCCAACGTGGTACCGACGGCGTCCTTCGCCCTCGATGACGACCATGAAGCCGTGCCGGCGGCGACCGAGGACGGTGCTCGCTGCGCGGTGTGGTTCCGGGGCGAGGAGCGCTTCCGCGGCATCATCCAGGAGACTCCGGGCGAGGGGCCCTTCGGGCAGGTCACCGCTCAGGTGCGCGGTGACCTGCGCAAGCTGTGGCACTGGCAAGGGAGACCGAAGCCGGGCGCCGAAGTCTCGGCGCAAGACCGCGAGTACGCGACATATCGGGGACCGTCTGAGACGGTCTTCAAGACCGCGCTGCAGGAGAATTTCGACCGTCTCGGCGTGCCATGGACGGTCGCGCCATCACAGGGGCGCGGTTCGCAGATCGAGGTCAGCTTCCGATTCCACCCGCTCGCCGAGAAGCTGATCCCGGCCCTCACAGCCGACGGTCTCATCGTGACCCTCGCGTACATCGGCACCCAGGTGGTCGTGGACGTACGTGAGTCCCTGCTCGTCCCCGGTGTTCTCACCGTCGCGTCCGGGATCCCCGAGGAGTACACCTTCGCGCGCACTGGCCCGACCGTCACGCGCGTGATCGTCGGTGGGCGCGGTGAGGGCGTCGAGCGGGAGTTCGCCGAGGTCCGTGACGCTGACCTCGAAGCGCAGTGGGGCGACATCATCGAGGGTTTCCGCGACGCGCGCAACACGGACGAAGGCGCAGACATCACTCTCGACGGGCGCGAAGCGCTCGCGGAGGGGCGCCCCACGGCCGGCGTGAACACCACCCTCAACGAGACCCCGCGCTTCCGTTTCGGAAGCACCTACGACTACGGCGACCGAGTGCACATTCAGGTGGGTCCGATCGACCGCGTCCAACCCGTCAGCGTCGCCATCACCGAGTCTGCATCCGACGGGGTGCTCGTCAGGCCCCGCATCGGCGAGGTCGAGGGCGACACGAACGACAAGCTCGCTGCGGACGTCGCGCGTCTCGCGCGCGGCATCCGCGACACAGGAAGAAGGTAG
- a CDS encoding O-antigen polysaccharide polymerase Wzy, with product MSTRTLSINPWAPPLALVAIAIVVVLTAGIPDAFALLLASVSAIIALIGAISSASHGLRPASVAFYVFWFSWLGVGPIVQLTLQRVSWGDTVALTDRPAVHGALLLTVLGVAAFWVGSKFADQRHAPSVFATEASSDVRPKAAVRGRVVVLLAVALLALSPFAIRVFGFATYFSSRNERALALRESGNTLDALGGAQFAMFTALPIALAVSTMLLSLYQIQSSWNGISQARMQHLITFTIGLAGCIVFANPLSQTRFIALTAFGTLAVALFRPRSRGAAVIFVAAAFFAALIVYPLATFFRGGTAQSAADLTAATFTGNDFDGFQQVINTIHYVDANGFTFGIQLLSAALFFIPRSMWAAKADPASIDVATHAGYAFTNLSMPIHAELYMQFGVVGVAAGMLALGYFTSRVDAAWMSGSGAKLGYFAPYLAMVMFGLLRGPLGSLVPIYMPTFIVLAIGIAARPRGRSVDSGIRPGAARHEVLPRR from the coding sequence GTGAGCACGCGGACGCTATCCATCAACCCGTGGGCTCCGCCCCTCGCCCTCGTCGCGATCGCGATCGTGGTGGTCCTCACCGCCGGCATCCCCGACGCATTCGCTCTGCTGCTCGCATCCGTGTCCGCGATCATCGCGCTCATCGGCGCGATCAGCTCCGCGTCGCACGGACTCCGGCCTGCCTCGGTAGCGTTCTACGTCTTCTGGTTCTCATGGCTCGGCGTCGGACCAATCGTGCAGCTCACCCTGCAGCGAGTCTCATGGGGCGACACCGTAGCGCTCACCGACCGCCCCGCCGTGCATGGTGCGCTTCTGCTCACCGTCCTCGGCGTGGCCGCGTTCTGGGTGGGAAGCAAGTTCGCCGACCAGCGACACGCACCTTCCGTCTTCGCGACGGAGGCATCGAGTGACGTGCGCCCGAAGGCTGCCGTGCGCGGCCGAGTGGTGGTACTTCTGGCGGTAGCCCTGCTCGCGCTGTCCCCGTTCGCTATCCGGGTGTTCGGGTTCGCAACGTACTTCAGCTCCCGCAACGAGCGCGCCCTCGCGCTCCGTGAGTCGGGCAACACGCTCGACGCACTCGGTGGCGCGCAGTTCGCGATGTTCACCGCCCTGCCGATCGCCCTCGCCGTGTCGACCATGCTGCTCAGCCTCTACCAGATCCAGTCGTCGTGGAACGGGATCAGCCAGGCGCGCATGCAACACCTCATCACCTTCACGATCGGTCTCGCGGGGTGCATCGTCTTCGCCAACCCGCTCTCCCAGACACGATTCATCGCCCTCACCGCGTTCGGCACTCTCGCCGTGGCCCTGTTCCGGCCGCGCTCGCGAGGCGCCGCCGTGATCTTCGTCGCCGCGGCGTTCTTCGCAGCACTCATCGTCTACCCGCTGGCGACGTTCTTCCGCGGCGGGACGGCGCAGTCCGCCGCCGACCTCACCGCGGCGACGTTCACCGGCAACGACTTCGACGGCTTCCAGCAGGTCATCAACACCATCCACTATGTCGACGCAAACGGCTTCACGTTCGGCATCCAGCTGCTCTCCGCGGCACTGTTCTTCATCCCCCGATCGATGTGGGCGGCGAAGGCCGATCCCGCGTCGATCGACGTCGCCACCCACGCGGGTTACGCGTTCACGAACCTGTCGATGCCGATCCACGCAGAGCTCTACATGCAGTTCGGCGTTGTGGGCGTGGCCGCCGGGATGCTCGCGCTCGGGTACTTCACCTCACGCGTTGACGCCGCCTGGATGAGCGGCTCGGGGGCGAAGCTCGGCTACTTCGCCCCCTACCTCGCGATGGTGATGTTCGGTCTCCTGCGTGGCCCGCTCGGGTCCCTCGTGCCCATCTACATGCCGACGTTCATCGTCCTCGCGATCGGCATTGCTGCGCGACCGCGAGGACGATCCGTCGACTCAGGCATTCGGCCAGGTGCCGCCCGTCACGAGGTTCTTCCACGCCGCTGA
- a CDS encoding phage tail family protein, protein MSYPIALGNPPSAPPIPVAAWEGVSLEWVAADGSVWDLNDWTSGVFLDTRGVEGLHNPEVTVYRSESRGTPGHRKRGWKTKTREVFWPVFVFADSSAEWRARYRAFFATLHPDQEGIWRVTAGGETRELTVSPVFGSPHADAFDPMAEGWGEYAVELEAAQPYWQGARVRRGPWSAPAPVPFLPPGPPMHISSASNFASASVPNTGDVEAWGVWSAAGPLTDVVLGVGGALITVPFELQVGDVLVIDTDPRNPSATLNGHDATQALGLQDYAPVPPGKSVELHVEATGAGSIMFDVVPLYFRAI, encoded by the coding sequence ATGAGCTACCCGATCGCCCTGGGTAACCCTCCCAGTGCCCCACCGATCCCGGTGGCGGCCTGGGAGGGTGTCTCCCTGGAATGGGTGGCCGCTGACGGTTCCGTGTGGGACCTGAACGACTGGACCAGTGGCGTGTTCCTGGACACGCGCGGGGTCGAGGGTCTGCATAACCCCGAGGTCACGGTCTACCGTTCCGAGTCCCGCGGGACGCCCGGGCACCGCAAGCGCGGTTGGAAGACCAAGACGCGCGAGGTGTTCTGGCCCGTGTTCGTCTTCGCAGACTCGTCGGCGGAGTGGCGCGCTCGGTATCGGGCGTTCTTCGCCACCTTGCACCCCGATCAGGAAGGCATCTGGCGGGTGACCGCCGGAGGAGAAACTCGCGAGCTGACCGTCTCACCTGTGTTCGGCAGCCCGCACGCCGACGCCTTCGATCCGATGGCCGAGGGGTGGGGCGAGTACGCCGTCGAGCTCGAAGCCGCTCAGCCGTACTGGCAGGGCGCTCGGGTGCGGCGAGGGCCGTGGTCAGCGCCGGCCCCGGTGCCGTTCCTGCCACCAGGCCCGCCGATGCACATCTCTTCGGCGTCGAACTTCGCCAGCGCGAGTGTCCCCAACACCGGGGATGTCGAAGCGTGGGGCGTCTGGTCCGCGGCAGGTCCCCTCACCGACGTCGTTCTCGGCGTCGGGGGAGCGCTCATCACCGTGCCGTTCGAGCTGCAGGTCGGCGACGTGCTCGTCATCGACACCGACCCTCGCAACCCGTCCGCGACGCTGAACGGGCACGATGCGACTCAGGCGCTCGGGCTGCAGGACTACGCGCCCGTTCCGCCGGGCAAGAGCGTGGAGCTGCACGTCGAAGCCACTGGCGCTGGGAGCATCATGTTCGACGTCGTGCCGCTGTACTTCCGAGCCATCTGA